A genome region from Flavobacterium sp. CFS9 includes the following:
- a CDS encoding cob(I)yrinic acid a,c-diamide adenosyltransferase, whose protein sequence is MKVYTKTGDKGTTALFGGDRVPKDHIRIDSYGTVDELNSYIGLIRDQEMDAHYKTILIEIQDRLFTVGAILATPAEKEVLKNGELRLKNLGIIDTDIELLENEIDQMEESLPQMTHFVLPGGHPTVSHCHIARCICRRAERLAVHLSHNEAVPEIAIQYLNRLSDYLFVLARKLSSDLNAEEVKWIPRK, encoded by the coding sequence ATGAAAGTATATACAAAAACGGGAGACAAAGGAACTACCGCACTTTTTGGCGGTGACCGTGTTCCCAAAGACCATATCCGAATTGACAGTTACGGCACTGTTGACGAACTAAACTCTTATATAGGATTGATTCGCGATCAGGAAATGGATGCACATTATAAGACTATTTTAATCGAAATTCAGGATCGTCTGTTTACCGTTGGTGCCATTTTGGCTACTCCGGCAGAAAAAGAGGTTCTTAAAAATGGAGAACTTCGCTTAAAAAATCTCGGAATTATCGATACAGATATCGAATTATTAGAAAATGAAATTGATCAAATGGAAGAAAGTCTTCCACAAATGACTCATTTTGTTTTACCTGGAGGGCATCCCACTGTGTCACATTGTCATATAGCACGTTGTATTTGTCGCCGCGCTGAGCGTTTGGCAGTACATTTAAGTCATAATGAAGCTGTTCCTGAAATCGCAATTCAGTACTTAAACCGACTTTCTGACTACCTTTTTGTCTTGGCACGGAAGTTGTCCTCAGATCTAAACGCGGAGGAAGTAAAATGGATCCCCAGAAAATAA
- a CDS encoding FKBP-type peptidyl-prolyl cis-trans isomerase produces MKYLLISLLAVVLFVSCSKDEKEKDYTAQNEKEITDYIAKNKLTAQKTSTGLYYVIDVPGTGAQPTAKSNVTVAYRGSFTNGTVFDQSNSDGISFYLDEVIKGWTEGIPYFKEGGSGILLIPSHLGYGSKGNQRIPGGAVLIFDVKLQKINK; encoded by the coding sequence ATGAAATACCTTTTAATTTCACTACTTGCTGTAGTCCTTTTTGTTTCTTGCTCAAAAGATGAAAAAGAAAAAGATTACACCGCTCAAAACGAAAAAGAGATTACAGATTATATTGCAAAAAATAAACTAACAGCACAAAAAACCAGCACTGGACTATACTATGTTATTGACGTTCCGGGAACCGGGGCTCAGCCAACGGCAAAATCTAATGTAACTGTAGCTTACAGAGGCTCTTTTACTAATGGAACAGTATTCGATCAAAGTAATTCAGATGGAATTTCGTTCTATTTAGATGAAGTTATAAAAGGCTGGACAGAAGGTATTCCTTATTTCAAAGAAGGCGGAAGCGGAATTCTTCTTATTCCTTCACATTTGGGCTATGGCAGTAAAGGAAATCAAAGGATTCCGGGAGGTGCTGTTCTTATTTTTGATGTTAAATTACAAAAGATCAATAAGTAA
- a CDS encoding alpha/beta fold hydrolase, whose protein sequence is MNAIKINTPLQYPIAVTEFKSATPSNNCVIIASATGVKQNYYYNFATYLSENHYSVFTFDYGGIGDSKSVPLSKFKTTASDWAKNDFETVVKYVKEKNPDSKLFVITHSIGGQLIGLVPSNNLFDGIIMVASQSGSWIHWKGFDRLKMQFLWYAVIPSFTKIFNYLPSSHFTRMEDLPKGMAIEWAKWCKKPNYHFDCIENAKEHYDKINCSIKSYSIDNDFYATVSAIDWIASKFKKSEVSRIHLKAEEFGVKDIGHFGFFRSQFKNTIWPIFLEDLKRFQS, encoded by the coding sequence ATGAATGCAATAAAAATCAACACCCCTTTACAATACCCGATAGCTGTAACAGAATTTAAGTCCGCAACTCCAAGCAACAATTGTGTGATTATAGCTTCGGCGACTGGTGTTAAACAAAATTATTATTACAATTTCGCAACCTATCTTTCCGAAAACCATTATTCTGTTTTTACTTTTGATTATGGCGGAATTGGCGATTCAAAGTCCGTACCGCTTTCTAAATTTAAAACTACCGCTTCTGATTGGGCAAAAAATGATTTCGAAACCGTAGTCAAGTACGTCAAAGAAAAAAATCCTGACAGCAAATTATTTGTCATTACACATAGCATTGGCGGTCAGCTTATTGGTTTAGTCCCTTCTAATAATTTGTTTGATGGCATTATAATGGTCGCATCACAATCCGGAAGCTGGATTCATTGGAAAGGATTTGACCGATTAAAAATGCAGTTTTTGTGGTACGCCGTTATACCTTCTTTTACCAAAATCTTCAATTATCTCCCTTCCAGTCACTTCACCCGAATGGAAGATTTGCCAAAAGGAATGGCGATTGAATGGGCCAAATGGTGTAAGAAACCCAACTATCATTTTGACTGCATCGAAAATGCAAAAGAACATTACGATAAAATAAACTGCAGCATTAAATCTTATAGTATCGACAATGATTTTTATGCCACTGTATCGGCAATTGATTGGATTGCTTCCAAATTTAAAAAATCTGAAGTAAGCAGAATTCATTTAAAAGCGGAAGAATTTGGCGTAAAAGATATAGGTCATTTTGGTTTTTTCAGAAGTCAGTTTAAAAATACTATCTGGCCTATTTTTTTAGAAGATTTAAAAAGATTTCAATCCTAA
- a CDS encoding ABC transporter ATP-binding protein, whose product MANPLIKITNIKRDFVLGNEIVYVLKGIDLQINKGEYVALMGPSGSGKSTLMNLLGCLDTPTSGQYVLNGKDVSQMRDDELAEIRNKEIGFVFQTFNLLPRTTALDNVALPMIYAGYSKADRVKRAEEVLKQVNLADRMDHQPNQLSGGQRQRVAIARALVNKPSIILADEPTGNLDSKTSVEIMKLFGDIHAQGNTVILVTHEEDIAAYAHRVIRLRDGLIESDTKKEINSFS is encoded by the coding sequence ATGGCAAATCCATTAATTAAAATAACCAACATCAAACGAGATTTCGTTCTGGGTAATGAAATTGTTTATGTTTTAAAAGGAATCGACCTGCAAATCAACAAAGGGGAATATGTGGCTCTAATGGGCCCATCCGGATCCGGAAAATCAACTTTAATGAATTTACTGGGTTGTTTGGATACGCCAACTTCCGGACAATACGTATTGAACGGAAAAGATGTCAGTCAGATGCGTGATGATGAGCTGGCTGAAATTCGAAACAAAGAAATTGGTTTTGTATTTCAGACTTTTAATCTGCTGCCGAGAACTACAGCTTTAGACAATGTTGCATTGCCTATGATTTATGCCGGTTATTCAAAAGCCGACCGCGTTAAAAGAGCCGAAGAAGTTTTAAAGCAGGTAAATCTTGCCGACCGTATGGATCATCAGCCCAACCAGCTATCGGGAGGACAGCGTCAGCGTGTTGCCATCGCACGAGCTTTGGTCAATAAACCCTCTATTATTTTGGCCGATGAGCCAACTGGAAACTTAGACAGTAAAACTTCTGTTGAGATCATGAAGCTCTTTGGCGATATTCACGCACAGGGAAACACCGTAATTCTGGTAACACATGAGGAAGACATTGCGGCCTATGCACATCGCGTAATACGCTTAAGAGACGGATTAATTGAAAGCGATACCAAAAAAGAGATTAACTCGTTTAGTTGA
- a CDS encoding DUF2795 domain-containing protein yields MYWTLELASYLSDAPWPANKDELIDYAIRAGAPLEVVENLQSIEDEGEIYESMEEIWPDYPTDEDYLWNEDEY; encoded by the coding sequence ATGTATTGGACATTAGAATTAGCATCTTATTTAAGTGATGCGCCATGGCCTGCTAACAAAGATGAACTTATTGACTACGCTATTAGAGCTGGTGCTCCGTTAGAAGTAGTAGAAAACCTTCAGTCGATTGAAGATGAAGGCGAGATATATGAATCAATGGAAGAAATTTGGCCAGATTATCCAACAGACGAAGATTATCTTTGGAATGAGGATGAATATTAA
- a CDS encoding DUF6565 domain-containing protein produces the protein MKNISLLSGIAVIALGFVSCKDEKQEQAEKTIDSYVAYVDSVKNVKADDLKADWKAVEAEYEKRAANAQLALADIKENNAATEKINTSKIKYEEFRNNMVTILAPPAPSPKQQLRNALFGEGKIGEDMSFAWVNAKNIHSVYQQFVHTVEKNKDSYSREDWDEIKLMYEALDSRKNTVEKEGLTGEDNRKIAGLKLKFAPMYTLNRMGAKSEETAAAKK, from the coding sequence ATGAAAAATATATCATTATTATCCGGAATTGCGGTAATCGCATTAGGTTTTGTATCCTGTAAAGATGAAAAACAAGAACAGGCCGAAAAAACAATCGATTCTTATGTTGCCTATGTCGACTCTGTTAAAAATGTTAAGGCTGATGATTTAAAGGCTGATTGGAAAGCGGTTGAAGCCGAGTATGAAAAAAGAGCTGCGAACGCTCAACTGGCACTTGCTGATATTAAAGAAAATAATGCCGCGACAGAGAAAATAAATACGAGTAAGATCAAATATGAAGAATTTAGAAATAATATGGTGACAATTCTTGCTCCTCCGGCCCCAAGTCCAAAACAGCAATTGCGTAATGCTTTATTTGGTGAAGGAAAGATTGGAGAAGATATGAGTTTTGCCTGGGTGAATGCTAAAAATATTCATAGTGTTTACCAACAGTTTGTGCATACGGTAGAAAAAAATAAAGACAGTTACTCCCGTGAAGACTGGGACGAAATTAAATTGATGTATGAAGCACTTGACAGCCGAAAAAATACAGTAGAAAAAGAAGGCTTAACAGGCGAAGACAATCGTAAAATTGCCGGTCTGAAATTAAAATTTGCGCCAATGTATACTTTAAATAGAATGGGAGCAAAGTCTGAAGAAACGGCAGCGGCCAAGAAGTAA
- a CDS encoding MbnP family protein, translating to MKNTLYKALAIVALSISLFSCSNDDNNETVSGNGNITLKFDNAYGANDLILNTQGNITSNNEVLKISLVKYIVSNVVFTKADGTTFTYPKSKSYFIADESTAAGQQFKLTDVPAGDYVKVKFGIGVDEAQWKLGAAGQGDFLAQADAAGMMWSWAAGYKFLAFEGTFTSETVTKATPFMIHTGKTGTDYNYTEVTVDFPTKALVRSNITPAVHIITDLSKIIDGQNKIKLSDNNMGGMGAMIMGGAKLPLITQNISTMFRVDHVHND from the coding sequence ATGAAAAATACTTTATACAAAGCCCTTGCTATTGTAGCATTATCTATATCTTTATTTTCCTGTTCAAACGATGACAATAACGAAACTGTTTCAGGAAACGGAAACATCACCTTAAAATTCGACAATGCATATGGTGCAAACGATCTTATTTTAAACACACAGGGCAATATAACTTCAAACAACGAAGTACTAAAGATCAGTCTTGTAAAGTATATCGTGAGCAATGTTGTTTTCACAAAAGCTGACGGAACGACTTTTACCTATCCAAAAAGCAAAAGCTATTTTATTGCTGACGAATCTACTGCTGCCGGTCAACAATTTAAACTGACGGATGTTCCTGCAGGTGATTATGTGAAAGTAAAATTCGGAATCGGAGTTGACGAAGCGCAATGGAAACTGGGCGCTGCAGGTCAGGGAGATTTTCTTGCACAGGCAGACGCAGCAGGCATGATGTGGTCATGGGCTGCAGGATATAAATTTCTTGCTTTCGAAGGTACTTTTACCTCTGAAACGGTTACAAAAGCTACCCCTTTTATGATTCATACCGGAAAAACCGGAACTGACTATAACTATACTGAGGTAACGGTAGATTTTCCAACAAAAGCTTTGGTTCGTTCTAACATTACTCCGGCTGTTCATATTATTACAGATCTTTCAAAAATAATTGACGGTCAGAACAAAATCAAACTTTCCGATAACAACATGGGTGGTATGGGGGCCATGATTATGGGTGGTGCAAAACTGCCATTAATCACTCAGAACATTTCGACCATGTTTAGAGTTGACCACGTACACAACGATTAA
- the secA gene encoding preprotein translocase subunit SecA, with product MSFINSIIKVFVGDKSQKDVKALQPYLNKIKTFETSLMSLSHDELRARTVFFKERIKEARADKDAKIASLKAEVENIEDIDKREDLYDAIDTLEKEAYEISEKTLMEILPEAFSVVKETARRFKENSHIEVTATPKDREFSATKPYIVIEGEKSIWANKWNAAGKDITWDMIHYDVQLIGGMVLHEGKVAEMQTGEGKTLVATLPLYLNALTGNGVHLVTVNDYLAKRDSTWKAPLFEFHGLTVDCIDNHQPSTEQRKKAYDADITYGTNNEFGFDYLRDNMAHSPSDLVQRKHNYAIVDEVDSVLIDDARTPLIISGPVPQGDRHEFNELKPKIENLVAQQRQLANGFLAEAKKLIKEGNTKEGGFLLLRAYRSLPKNKALIKFLSEEGIKQLLQKTENQYMQDNNREMHKVDEALYFVIEEKNNQVELTDNGIQYLSGDTDPDFFVLPDIGTEIAAIEKQKLDKDGEAEAKERLFQDFGVKSERIHTLTQLLKAYALFEKDVEYVIMDNKIMIVDEQTGRIMDGRRYSDGLHQAIEAKENVKIEAATQTFATVTLQNYFRMYSKLGGMTGTAVTEAGELWQIYKLDVVEIPTNRPIARQDKEDYIYKTTREKFNAVIEDVTQLSNAGRPVLIGTTSVEISELLSRMLKMRGVTHNVLNAKMHKQEAQIVEEAGKAGVVTIATNMAGRGTDIKLSPEVKAAGGLAIVGTERHDSRRVDRQLRGRAGRQGDPGSSQFYVSLEDNLMRLFGSERVAKVMDRMGLQEGEVIQHSMMTKSIERAQKKVEENNFGVRKRLLEYDDVMNSQREVVYKRRRHALFGERLKLDIANMLYDTCELIVSQNKAANDFKTFEFDLIRYFSITSPISEADFTKLSDIEITGKIYKETLAFYTEKTERSAREAFPIIKGVYEEPNNHFERIVVPFTDGIKTLNVVTDLKKAYDSEGAQLIADFEKNITLSIVDEAWKKHLRKMDELKQSVQLAVHEQKDPLLIYKLEAFNLFRGMLDNVNREVISFLFKGDLPAQNVPEIHEAKEVRQKENFKLSKDEIVNSEEINREAGETQQRQVTETIVRDMPKINRNDTVTVQEVATGKTESMKYKKAESLVASGEWVIVK from the coding sequence ATGAGTTTCATAAACAGTATTATTAAAGTCTTTGTAGGTGATAAATCACAGAAAGATGTCAAAGCTTTACAGCCTTACTTAAACAAAATTAAAACATTCGAAACCAGCTTAATGAGTTTGTCTCACGACGAATTAAGGGCCAGAACTGTATTTTTTAAGGAAAGAATAAAAGAAGCCAGAGCTGATAAAGATGCTAAAATTGCTTCGCTTAAAGCAGAAGTAGAAAACATCGAAGACATCGACAAAAGAGAAGATCTTTATGATGCTATTGACACTCTTGAAAAAGAAGCTTACGAAATCTCAGAAAAAACTTTAATGGAAATTCTTCCTGAAGCTTTCTCTGTAGTAAAAGAAACCGCAAGACGTTTCAAAGAAAACTCTCATATCGAAGTTACTGCAACTCCAAAAGACCGCGAATTTTCGGCAACAAAACCATACATTGTTATAGAAGGCGAAAAATCGATCTGGGCTAACAAATGGAATGCAGCCGGAAAAGACATTACCTGGGACATGATTCACTATGATGTTCAGTTAATTGGTGGTATGGTATTGCACGAAGGTAAAGTTGCCGAGATGCAAACAGGAGAAGGTAAAACTTTAGTAGCTACCCTGCCACTTTACTTAAATGCTTTGACCGGAAACGGAGTTCACTTAGTAACGGTGAATGATTACCTTGCTAAACGTGATAGTACATGGAAAGCACCTTTATTTGAATTCCACGGTTTAACGGTTGATTGTATCGATAATCACCAGCCAAGTACTGAACAAAGAAAGAAAGCATACGACGCCGATATCACTTACGGAACCAACAACGAATTTGGTTTTGACTATTTAAGAGATAACATGGCACATTCGCCAAGCGATTTAGTACAAAGAAAACACAACTATGCTATTGTCGATGAGGTTGATTCTGTATTGATTGATGACGCCAGAACACCTCTTATTATTTCAGGACCGGTTCCTCAGGGAGATCGTCATGAATTTAATGAGCTGAAACCAAAAATCGAAAACTTAGTAGCGCAACAACGTCAGTTGGCAAACGGTTTCTTAGCAGAAGCTAAAAAATTAATCAAAGAAGGAAACACTAAAGAAGGTGGATTCTTATTGTTAAGAGCTTACAGAAGTTTACCTAAAAATAAAGCATTAATTAAATTTTTGAGTGAAGAAGGAATCAAACAATTGCTTCAAAAAACCGAAAATCAATACATGCAGGATAACAATCGCGAAATGCACAAAGTGGACGAAGCTTTGTATTTTGTAATTGAAGAAAAAAACAATCAGGTTGAATTGACGGATAATGGTATCCAATACCTTTCAGGAGATACTGATCCTGACTTTTTCGTACTTCCGGATATCGGAACTGAAATTGCTGCTATCGAAAAGCAAAAACTGGACAAAGACGGTGAAGCAGAAGCTAAAGAAAGATTATTCCAGGATTTTGGAGTAAAAAGCGAGCGTATTCACACCCTTACTCAACTTTTGAAAGCATACGCTCTTTTTGAAAAAGATGTAGAATACGTAATCATGGACAACAAAATTATGATTGTCGATGAGCAAACTGGCCGTATCATGGATGGCCGTCGTTATTCTGATGGTTTACACCAGGCGATCGAAGCTAAAGAAAATGTAAAAATCGAAGCGGCTACACAAACTTTTGCAACGGTTACATTACAGAATTATTTCAGAATGTACAGCAAACTAGGTGGTATGACCGGAACAGCTGTTACAGAAGCTGGCGAGTTATGGCAGATTTACAAATTAGACGTTGTTGAAATTCCAACCAACCGTCCGATTGCAAGACAAGACAAAGAAGATTATATCTACAAAACCACACGTGAGAAATTCAACGCGGTTATTGAAGACGTAACACAATTATCAAATGCAGGAAGACCTGTTTTGATTGGAACAACATCTGTAGAGATTTCAGAGTTATTAAGCCGTATGTTGAAGATGAGAGGCGTTACACACAACGTTTTGAATGCTAAAATGCACAAACAAGAGGCTCAAATTGTTGAAGAAGCAGGTAAAGCAGGAGTAGTAACAATTGCAACCAACATGGCCGGTCGTGGTACCGATATTAAATTATCTCCGGAAGTAAAAGCAGCAGGAGGTTTAGCCATCGTGGGTACAGAGCGTCATGACTCTCGTCGTGTAGACAGACAGTTACGTGGTCGTGCAGGACGTCAGGGAGATCCGGGAAGTTCTCAGTTTTATGTTTCTCTTGAAGACAACCTTATGCGTTTATTTGGTTCTGAAAGAGTAGCTAAAGTGATGGACAGAATGGGACTTCAGGAAGGTGAAGTAATTCAGCATTCTATGATGACGAAATCTATTGAGCGTGCACAAAAGAAAGTAGAAGAAAACAACTTTGGTGTTCGTAAGCGTTTATTAGAATATGATGACGTAATGAATTCTCAACGTGAAGTAGTATACAAACGTCGTCGTCATGCTTTATTTGGTGAGCGTTTGAAACTGGATATCGCCAACATGCTTTATGATACCTGCGAACTAATCGTAAGTCAAAATAAAGCGGCTAATGATTTCAAAACTTTCGAATTTGATCTGATCCGTTATTTCTCTATCACTTCTCCAATTTCTGAAGCTGATTTCACGAAATTATCAGACATCGAAATTACAGGAAAAATATACAAAGAGACTTTAGCTTTCTATACTGAAAAAACAGAAAGAAGTGCCAGAGAAGCTTTCCCAATCATTAAAGGAGTTTACGAAGAGCCAAACAATCATTTTGAGCGTATCGTAGTTCCGTTTACAGACGGTATCAAAACACTGAATGTGGTAACTGATCTGAAAAAAGCATACGACAGCGAAGGAGCTCAGTTAATTGCCGATTTCGAGAAAAACATTACGCTTTCTATCGTTGATGAGGCCTGGAAAAAACACTTACGTAAAATGGACGAATTGAAACAATCTGTTCAATTGGCCGTTCACGAGCAAAAAGATCCGTTGCTTATTTACAAATTAGAAGCTTTCAATTTGTTCAGAGGAATGTTAGACAACGTTAACAGAGAAGTAATTTCATTCTTATTCAAAGGTGACTTACCTGCTCAAAACGTTCCTGAAATTCACGAAGCTAAAGAAGTACGTCAAAAAGAAAACTTCAAATTAAGCAAAGACGAAATCGTAAACAGCGAAGAAATTAACCGTGAAGCTGGAGAAACACAACAGCGTCAGGTTACAGAAACGATTGTAAGAGATATGCCAAAAATCAACCGTAATGATACCGTAACTGTTCAGGAAGTTGCAACTGGTAAAACAGAATCTATGAAATACAAAAAAGCGGAATCTTTAGTAGCCTCAGGCGAATGGGTTATCGTTAAATAA
- a CDS encoding class I SAM-dependent methyltransferase: MVHSIKSYLKFLWNSKNEHAVHSPFVFHLLTKCFYDRKPKPEYQVLKKYRKSLLENKNFIEVTDFGAGSKVFKSNRRQISKIASTAGISPKRAELLFRVTNYFQPENVLEIGTSLGLATAALALGNPKAKVITLEGCPNTANVAQNQFTEFDCLNINSIVTEFENYLQDIQRRLKTETENFDLIYFDGNHSEKATLAYFELLLPTINNDSVWIFDDIHWSPEMEEAWDKIKNHPKVKVTIDTFQWGFVFFRYEQEKEHFVIRV; this comes from the coding sequence ATGGTACATTCAATAAAATCATATCTCAAATTTCTTTGGAACTCTAAAAACGAGCATGCTGTTCATTCTCCGTTTGTATTCCATCTATTGACAAAATGTTTTTACGACAGAAAGCCAAAACCAGAATATCAGGTTCTTAAAAAGTACCGAAAATCACTTTTAGAAAATAAAAACTTCATTGAAGTAACGGATTTCGGAGCGGGTTCGAAAGTTTTTAAATCCAACAGAAGACAAATTTCAAAAATTGCTTCAACAGCGGGAATTTCTCCAAAACGAGCCGAGTTATTATTTCGTGTCACTAATTATTTTCAGCCTGAGAATGTTTTAGAAATCGGAACATCATTGGGTTTGGCCACTGCGGCTTTGGCTTTAGGAAATCCAAAAGCAAAAGTTATTACATTAGAAGGCTGTCCGAATACGGCAAATGTTGCCCAAAATCAATTTACGGAGTTTGATTGTTTGAATATCAATTCGATTGTGACAGAATTCGAAAACTATCTTCAGGATATTCAACGGAGACTAAAAACGGAGACTGAAAACTTCGATTTAATCTATTTCGACGGAAATCATTCCGAAAAAGCGACTTTAGCCTATTTTGAGCTTTTATTACCAACAATCAACAATGATTCGGTTTGGATCTTTGACGACATTCATTGGTCTCCGGAAATGGAAGAAGCCTGGGACAAAATCAAAAATCATCCAAAAGTAAAAGTCACTATAGACACCTTTCAATGGGGATTTGTCTTTTTCAGATACGAACAGGAAAAAGAACATTTTGTCATTCGCGTTTGA
- a CDS encoding ABC-F family ATP-binding cassette domain-containing protein, with translation MNYLSVENISKSFGEKTLFENISFGINKDQKIAFIAKNGSGKTTIMSIINGLDEPDTGQVVLRKGIRMAFLSQDNNLQGELTIEESIFASDNETLKVIEAYEKALENPNDEEAYQKAFDAMDQHNAWDFETQYKQILFKLKLEDFKLKVKNLSGGQKKRLSLAIILINRPDLLILDEPTNHLDLEMIEWLESYFAKENITLFMVTHDRFFLERVCNEIIELDNGKLYQYKGNYSYYLEKKEERITSENASIDKAKNLFVKELEWMRRQPKARTTKSKSRQDDFYVIKEKAQSRRKENKVELEINMERMGSKIIELHKLSKKFKDRVILDNLSFDFQRGERIGIIGKNGTGKSTFLNLLTGTIPPDSGRVVKGDTIKIGYYTQSGINPKPGQRVIDVIKEYGEYIPLAKGKIISASQLLERFLFDAKKQYDYVDKLSGGELKRLYLCTVLIQNPNFLILDEPTNDLDIVTLNVLESFLLDYPGCLLVVSHDRYFMDKIVDHLFVFRGQGEIENFPGNYSDFRAYEDSADVAQKEENKAEKKDWKQNNPTGNLSFNEQKEYQKLEREIKDLEIEKTKIEQLFSDGKVADTDIEKKANELQNIINKIDQKEERWFELSAKIEG, from the coding sequence GTGAATTACCTATCTGTAGAAAACATATCCAAATCATTTGGCGAAAAAACCTTATTCGAAAACATCTCTTTTGGAATCAATAAAGATCAAAAAATTGCCTTCATCGCAAAAAATGGTTCCGGAAAAACGACCATTATGAGCATTATTAATGGTTTGGACGAACCCGATACAGGACAGGTAGTTCTAAGAAAAGGCATCCGAATGGCTTTTCTTTCTCAGGACAATAACCTACAGGGCGAATTGACTATCGAAGAAAGTATTTTTGCTTCTGATAATGAAACGCTTAAAGTAATTGAAGCTTACGAAAAAGCGCTTGAGAATCCAAATGACGAAGAAGCTTACCAAAAAGCTTTTGATGCCATGGATCAGCACAATGCATGGGATTTTGAAACACAATACAAGCAGATTTTATTCAAATTAAAACTGGAGGATTTTAAACTAAAAGTAAAAAATCTATCGGGTGGACAAAAAAAACGTCTTTCTTTGGCTATCATCTTAATCAATCGTCCGGATTTACTGATTCTGGATGAGCCAACCAACCACCTTGATTTAGAAATGATCGAATGGCTGGAAAGTTATTTTGCCAAAGAAAATATTACACTGTTTATGGTAACGCACGACCGTTTCTTTTTAGAACGTGTTTGTAACGAAATCATCGAGTTAGACAACGGAAAATTATACCAGTACAAAGGAAATTACTCTTACTATTTAGAGAAAAAAGAGGAACGAATTACTTCTGAAAATGCCAGTATTGACAAGGCTAAAAACTTATTCGTTAAAGAATTAGAATGGATGCGCCGTCAGCCAAAAGCGAGAACAACCAAATCAAAGTCTCGTCAGGACGATTTTTACGTGATCAAAGAAAAAGCGCAAAGCCGTCGTAAAGAAAATAAGGTAGAGCTTGAAATTAATATGGAGCGTATGGGAAGCAAAATTATCGAGCTTCACAAACTTTCTAAAAAATTCAAAGATCGCGTTATTCTGGACAATTTAAGTTTTGATTTCCAGCGTGGCGAGAGAATTGGAATTATTGGTAAAAACGGAACCGGAAAATCTACTTTTCTAAATCTTCTTACGGGAACGATTCCTCCGGACAGTGGCCGTGTGGTAAAAGGCGATACCATCAAAATTGGTTATTACACGCAAAGCGGAATCAATCCGAAACCGGGACAAAGAGTTATTGACGTTATCAAAGAATACGGAGAGTATATTCCGTTAGCCAAAGGTAAAATTATATCGGCTTCTCAATTGTTGGAGCGTTTTCTTTTTGATGCCAAAAAACAGTATGATTACGTTGACAAATTAAGTGGTGGAGAGTTAAAACGTTTGTATTTATGTACTGTTCTGATTCAGAATCCTAACTTTTTAATTTTAGATGAGCCTACGAACGATTTAGATATTGTGACGCTAAACGTTTTAGAAAGCTTTCTTTTGGATTATCCGGGATGCTTGCTGGTAGTTTCGCACGACCGTTATTTCATGGATAAAATTGTCGATCATTTATTTGTCTTCAGAGGACAAGGTGAAATTGAAAACTTCCCCGGAAACTATTCTGATTTCAGAGCTTACGAAGACAGTGCCGATGTGGCTCAAAAAGAAGAAAACAAAGCCGAAAAGAAAGACTGGAAACAAAATAATCCAACCGGAAATCTAAGTTTCAACGAGCAAAAGGAATATCAGAAACTGGAAAGAGAAATCAAAGATTTAGAAATCGAAAAAACTAAAATCGAACAATTATTCTCTGACGGAAAAGTTGCAGATACTGATATCGAGAAAAAAGCTAATGAACTGCAAAATATCATCAATAAAATAGATCAGAAAGAAGAACGCTGGTTTGAGCTTTCGGCTAAGATTGAAGGATAG